GATCGAAAGCTCATCACAAGTATTAGTGCTAGATAGTAGTGGAGAAGTTGATATCACTGATTATCTTCTAATTCTCTCTCATCTTCCTTTACTTCCCTCGACTTAGGTTTGAGATCCGCGGGATGCCCAGGTCTAATGAGAAAATTTCCCTCCTCGAGCTGAATCACAGCACCTTCGATGAGTGCTTTAGCGAGTTTGAAGCGGGCCGAATGAAGGTCAAGCCATAGTGATTTCCGTGAAATTCCCATTAGAGAGGCCGCCGTCTCTTGATCAAGACCTTGATAATCGACGAGCCTCACAGCTTCGACTTCTTCAAAACTCATTTTGATGACGCCGATGTGCGGTCTATCTATCGGTCCGAATACCCTGACGATGGGAA
This DNA window, taken from Methanomassiliicoccales archaeon, encodes the following:
- a CDS encoding DUF134 domain-containing protein; amino-acid sequence: MFEPRRGRRRGPRWISEIPIVRVFGPIDRPHIGVIKMSFEEVEAVRLVDYQGLDQETAASLMGISRKSLWLDLHSARFKLAKALIEGAVIQLEEGNFLIRPGHPADLKPKSREVKEDERELEDNQ